The proteins below are encoded in one region of Podarcis raffonei isolate rPodRaf1 chromosome 8, rPodRaf1.pri, whole genome shotgun sequence:
- the LOC128419194 gene encoding phospholipase A2 inhibitor and Ly6/PLAUR domain-containing protein-like: MAKMTREIRNQDIVTLTRNGKKYTIYLGEHCKPLPAPIPLLIHLCSESPNLSRMMKALLSASLLLVLLSPGGHRVQLLNKCTTSDDCFSGNYSFTAGNGKFFEIKKHCCNTELCNNATLSLPDRNVLAENGLKCPTCFSKGATQCKSEKTINCLENETQCVVFKGSLFRAPIHLHDFTFQGCGTTDFCAIHRRKLGSGGYALFITEKRCYNASGISHQPEHEG; the protein is encoded by the exons ATGGCGAAAATGACcagggaaatcagaaaccaggacatagTCACTTTAACAAGGAATGGAAAAAAATATACAATTTACTTAGGAGAACACT GTAAGCCTCTACCTGCACCAATTCCCTTGTTGATCCATCTCTGCTCTGAGTCTCCTAATCTTTCCAGAATGATGAAGGCACTCCTGAGCGCAAGCCTCCTCTTGGTCCTGCTTTCTCCAG GGGGACATCGAGtgcaacttttgaataaatgcacgACATCCGACGATTGTTTCTCAGGCAATTACAGCTTTACTGCAGGGAATGGTAAATTCTTTGAGATTAAGAAGCACTGCTGCAACACTGAACTGTGTAACAATGCAACTCTCAGCC TTCCTGATCGCAACGTGCTGGCTGAAAATGGCCTGAAGTGCCCAACCTGCTTCTCCAAAGGAGCCACACAGTGTAAAAGTGAGAAGACCATCAACTGCCTTGAGAATGAGACccagtgtgttgtttttaaaggatctCTTTTTAGAG CCCCCATTCATCTCCACGATTTCACGTTCCAAGGCTGTGGAACAACAGATTTTTGTGCCATCCACAGAAGAAAACTTGGATCTGGGGGATATGCCCTTTTTATTACCGAAAAAAGATGTTATAATGCTTCAGGAATCTCACACCAGCCTGAACATGAAGGGTAA
- the LOC128419193 gene encoding phospholipase A2 inhibitor and Ly6/PLAUR domain-containing protein-like: MILLCSESPNLSRMMKALLRACLLLALLSPVDPRVQLSNWCSPPHYCFSGDYSFTAADGKFFQMKRHCCNTDLCNSETLSLPDRNMLAENGLRCPACFSKGNKKCKSEKTVNCLENETKCVDFKGVFTRAFFSHNNFSFQGCGTTDFCRIRKKGKRVGVGKYVLLVQRERCYNASRISHQPEHEG, encoded by the exons ATGATCCTTCTCTGCTCTGAGTCTCCTAATCTTTCTAGAATGATGAAGGCACTCCTGAGAGCATGCCTCCTCTTGGCCCTGCTTTCTCCAG TGGATCCCCGAGTGCAACTTTCGAATTGGTGCTCGCCACCCCACTATTGCTTCTCAGGTGATTACAGCTTCACTGCAGCAGATGGCAAATTCTTTCAGATGAAGAGGCACTGCTGCAACACTGATCTGTGTAACAGTGAAACTCTCAGCC TTCCTGATCGGAACATGCTGGCTGAAAATGGTCTGCGGTGTCCAGCCTGCTTctccaaaggaaacaaaaagtgTAAAAGTGAGAAGACCGTCAACTGCCTTGAGAATGAGACCAAGTGTGTGGATTTTAAAGGAGTTTTTACTAGAG CTTTTTTTTCCCACAACAATTTTTCTTTCCAAGGCTGTGGAACAACAGATTTTTGTCGCATccgaaaaaaaggaaagagagttGGAGTAGGGAAATATGTCCTTTTAGTTCAGCGAGAAAGATGTTATAATGCTTCACGAATATCACACCAGCCTGAACATGAAGGGTAA